TTTTTTGCCGATATTAAATCACCTTCCAAAATATATATAACGACTGTTTTAAGCATAAGCTCCAAATCATCAGGAAAAACCTTCAGCAATTTGTCATATAATTCAAGCGCTTTCTTATAATCTTTTTTTTCTTCATACATATTTGCAAGAGCGACTAAAGGAACAATGGAATTAGCATCCATTTCCTGTGCTTTTTTAAGATATAATTCTGATTCAACAGGACTATTGAGTTTTTGGTATAGAATTCCGATATTTACATAAATTTCAGGCGATTCAGGTACAATTTGAAGATATTTTTCAAAATATAAAATTGCTTTTTCGTATTTCTTTAAATCAGAATATAAAACTCCTAAATTATATAACGCATTTTTATTAGCCGGTTCTGTGGATAATATTCTTTCGTAAAAAGAAACTGCTTCCTCAGGTTTCTTCTGATAAACTGATATTTCAGCCATAAGTTCTATAATTGATTTATCGTCAGGCTGTGTTTTTAATATTTTTGAAACTATATCATAAGCAGATTTTATATCGCCGGTTAGAATATAAAGGTTTGCCAGTTGTTTTTTTACATACAGCGAATCTGCATCATATGAAGTGGAATATTTGTATTCTTTTATCGCATTTTTCAAATCTCCCTTTATTTCAGCAATATTTCCCAATAGATAGTAGTAATATGCACTTGCCTCGTTGCCTGCCTCAATATTAGGCTGACGAAGCGGGTCGGGTTGGGAAGCGAAAGAAGAAATAGAAATAAGAAATAGGAAATTGGAAATTAGAAATAAAACATAAAACCTCTTCATAATATTTTCTCCATAATTACTGCATCATCTTTATTTGAATAGTATTTTTTTCTTATACCAATATTTTTAAATCCGTAATTTTCATAAAGAACTTTTGCGCCGATATTATTGGCACGGACTTCCAAAAACATTTTTTTTATCTGTAAGGATTTTGCCAAATCAATAATGTATTTCAGCATTTTGCTACCAACGCCTTTTTTTCTATATTTTTCTGAAACAGCAATATTTGTAACATGAGCTTCATCTGCAACATGCCAAAAACACACATATGCGACAATCTCTGACAAAATTGTAGCAACGAAGAAGTGTGAAAAATCCAGATTTAACTCACGTTCAAACATTTTTCTTGACCACGGGTCCGGATATGACTCCTGTTCAATTTTTAATATCCCGTTAATGTCCTCAAAACACAAATTGTGTATTATGATATTATCTTTTTGTCCCGATGTGTTCTTCTGCAAAACTTCTCCTTACATATAAAGGTAAAATCTTCCTGTAATCTCCCTTAAAATTATTTTTGAACTTTTTTATCGCTAAAAATCCGACTGCCGAAGCAGTCATACGAGTACAAATACATTTCCCGTTCAATCCTATTTTTCCACATATTTCGTCACTACCGGCAGCAACAGAACCTTTACTTAACATATTTCTAAATTTATCAATTTTTATTATCTGATATCCGGTTTTTCTTTTTAATCCTTGATATTCTGCCGTAAATACTTCATCACGAAGCGCATCTATTATTGGAAAAATATGCCCTATCACTTTTTCTTTAATTAAAGCACTGTACACAAGGCAATCTAAACTTGAAATCCCGATAACAGGAACCTTTAAGAACTGCCCATATGCCCTGGCTAAAGAAACACCTATTCTAATGCCGGTAAACGAACCTGGACCTATATCAACTGCTAAACAATCAAAATCCAGCTTTTTCGAAATTTCTTTTACTACTTCAAATATTTTAGAAGAGGAATTTTTAGCCACCAAAAGATTCCGTTCAGATATTATTTTATTATTATCAATCAATGCTGCCCCGCAAATTTCTCCTGTCGTTTCAATAGCAAGTATTTTCATAAGTAACCTTCACTTCGTTCAGAAACGCGAATTATCGCGAATTATTCGCGTATATTCGCGTTGCCTTTCTAATTCGCATTGATTCGCGTGTGTCGTAATGAAACTACGGCAAAACAAACTGCAAATAATGACACTAAAAGACCCAGAAGAAAACTCACCGGACTATAAACAAAAACTATTTTCCGGTCATCTTGAAAGACTTTAATTTTTCTTATTGATTCAAAAGAAATAATTTCTTTTTTTACACCATCAATAAATACTTCCCAGCCGGGATAATAAAAATCACATAAGTATAAATAACCATCGATATTTTTATCTTTTTCGATTACTACTTTTTTTGCTTCGTATCTTGTAATTCTTACAGGGGTAACTTTATCATAATTTTCTTGCTTTTTTATAAACGCTCTCGGGTAAAAATTATTATCTCTATATAACATTAAAGCCGGTAATAAATTATTAAAGTCTAATTTTCTCTCAAGTGATAAATTATTTCCATTTCCCAAATCTGAAGATGAAATTATATATTTGACATTAGTAAACTTTGTTTTAATTTCTGGAACAAGCGGTGAATATGCATTTAGTGAAGGGACATTGTAAATCATATTAAAATTCTCAGGCAAATAATTACGGTACATAAATTGGACTCTCTCTCTTAAGCCCGGAATACTGGAATAACAATAGGCGTAAATCCATGCTTTTAGATTTTGGTCATTAACGGATATTCTGAATAAATCGGAATCTTTTTTTAAATACTTTACGACTTCTGGCTTTTCAATCAAATAATCTTTTTTAATAATATTATTATAACCATAAGAAAAATTCACAAGTTCTAATAAAACAACAATAAAAACTAAAAACCTGAATCTTTTAAGTTCTTGAAAACCCCAAGCAGCCATAAAAGCTAACGACATAACTACAAAAACAAGAGCTCTTTGCGGTAACCGAAAATATTGCATACCCGGTAATTGCAATAAATATTTATATAAATACGGGAATAATAAAATAATTGAAATAATTGAAACTGACATAGTAATAAAAAATTTCATATTTTTATTTTTGAAACATTTAATTAAACCAAATATGCACAATAAAAGAACCATTACTCCCACAAAAGCGCAATTTTCACCAAAAATACTGTCTTTCCTGATGTAACTTCCTTCTGCCGGATTACCGAATATATAAGGATAAATAAAAAGTAAAAGGTCCTTAAAAAAATATCCCCAACTAACAACCTGAGATTTAGCAATACCGCCTGAACGGGCAGAAAAGGGAATTAACTCAATAGTTGGTATTATTTGGCATGCAGCCAAAAATAAACCCAAAACTAATGCAAGAAAATAATTTATAATTACCCGAATTCTTCTTGTGTTAAAAATCAACCATATAAATCCGATAATTACTGAATAATAAGGGATTTGCGGAAAACCCGACAGGAATTGTATTGCAAAAACCCCTCCTAAAATTATCCATACTCCTTTATTTTTAATTTTATAAATAAACAAAAAAACCAATGGTATCCAAACTGCCGAATTAAAAAGGTTCATATGCTCATTATGCACAGCAAAAAATCCGGAAAATGAAAAAACTACTGAAAATAATAATGAAGATGTTTTTTTAAGACCAATTGTTCTTATGAAAATATATGCGAAAAATCCGGAAAGAAAAATATGCAGAATAAATACGTAATTATAGGCAACCCAGGAAGGAAATATTGCAAAAGGAATATTTAATGGATATAAAAAACCTCCTTGCCCTTCAGCATGCAGCGGAAAACCCAAAAACATATCCGTTGTCCATAACGGGAACTGTCCATTTCTCAACGATATTGCAAAAAAATTACGGAAAGGAAAATACATTTTTATAATATCGCTCGCACCTGCAAAATTCGCTGCGAACAAACCAAAAAGAAAAAGTGTTTTATAATAAACAATAATTGTAACTATTAATAAGATTATAGATATTGCTGCCATTTTATTGTCCGGTTATTTTCGTTCTTGCTATTAGCGGGTATTTTTATATAAATTTCAATTCTTTTTTTTGGAAGATTCTTTTTCCCCAACTTTTCAGACCACTCGATGATCGCAACACCGTCTCCATAAATATATTCATCAAGCCCTAAATCCTCTATTTCTAAAATATCGTTTAACCTGTATAAATCAACATGATAAACCGGAAATTTGCCTTTATATTCATTTACAATTTTAAAAGACGGGCTATTAACAAAATCTTTAACCTGAAGTCCTTTACATATTCCCTTAACAAGAACTGTTTTACCTGCACCAAGCGGACCATAGAGACAAACAACATCTTTTTTTTTTAATAATGCTGCTATGGTTGAGCCCACTTTAGATGTTTGACTTGGTTTTTTTGAAATATAATATTTTTTAATCATTTATTTAAAAATATCTTTCGGTCTTTTATTTTTCGATAAAGCATGTATTACAGTGATATCCCCTGAATCGAATATTTTATACTTCACATTCACTTTGCTAAAACGACTTAGCAATAAATCTTTGAACGGGTCTTGTGTATTTACAACATATGCATATTTTTTGGCTTTATCTACAGCGTTTTCATATTTTGGAAATGGATAAACCATCGGCAGAAGATTATCGGAAGAGGCGATAATGTCACTCTTAGATTCAAATATTATACGCCATTGGAGGAAATAATTTGCATAAACATATTTATAATCATTTGCTTTGAGAAAATCTATGGCTTTTATTAAATCTTTGCCGTTACTTATTATTCTCAAATCATGAACAGTGCGCTCCTCCTGAAATAATACCGTATATTCTGCAAAGGATAAACAAACAAATAAAAAAAAGAATGATACAACCACTATGTAACTCTTAACTTTTTTTAAATTAATTAATCTTGTTATTTCGAAAGATACAAGTGCTATCAAATAAAATCCGACAGGCAGCAAATAACGCGGGCTTGTACCTCCAATAGTAGTTAAAGAATATAGAATTATATGAATTAAGAAAGCAGTAAAAAATAAAAAAATTACAACATCTTTAGATGTTAAAAAACCTTCTTTTAAATAAGATTTACTTTTGTAAATTTTAGAATACCTGATAATCATGGAAATAACCGTTATTACTATAATTACATACCATAAGTAAGAGGTTACCGGAATAGACTCTACGAAATTATCAACATTCTCTGAACTGAAAAATGCAGGCAAGTCAAAATGGAAAACTCTAATAATATTTAGAATAAAATGCCTGAAATCTATAGAAGTTATATATTGTTGCATAAAACCAGAAGAACTTCTGTAAAACTCAACAATTGCCCTTAGCAAGATCGGAATTGAAATATAAATCATCATTTTAAGGAATCCTTTATTATTATCTAAAAATAACAATAAACCAAAAGCAATCAAAAGCGGTAAAATTATAGGTTGGTTCCAAAAAGCAATCGCTGATATGATTCCCAAAATAACAATATTCTTAAATTTCTTCTTTTCATAGATTTTAACTAGAAATAATGTAAGAAAAGGAATAAAAATAAGTGTTTCAATATATCCTGCTCTTACAACTAAATTCCATTCTGCAAAAATCGAGCAAAAACCATAAATAATTCCCCATATAATTCCCCCGACATTTCCTAACACTTCAAATCCAAGTAATACAACTAAAAAGA
The genomic region above belongs to Elusimicrobiota bacterium and contains:
- the rimI gene encoding ribosomal protein S18-alanine N-acetyltransferase, translated to MQKNTSGQKDNIIIHNLCFEDINGILKIEQESYPDPWSRKMFERELNLDFSHFFVATILSEIVAYVCFWHVADEAHVTNIAVSEKYRKKGVGSKMLKYIIDLAKSLQIKKMFLEVRANNIGAKVLYENYGFKNIGIRKKYYSNKDDAVIMEKIL
- the tsaB gene encoding tRNA (adenosine(37)-N6)-threonylcarbamoyltransferase complex dimerization subunit type 1 TsaB; protein product: MKILAIETTGEICGAALIDNNKIISERNLLVAKNSSSKIFEVVKEISKKLDFDCLAVDIGPGSFTGIRIGVSLARAYGQFLKVPVIGISSLDCLVYSALIKEKVIGHIFPIIDALRDEVFTAEYQGLKRKTGYQIIKIDKFRNMLSKGSVAAGSDEICGKIGLNGKCICTRMTASAVGFLAIKKFKNNFKGDYRKILPLYVRRSFAEEHIGTKR
- a CDS encoding YfhO family protein — protein: MAAISIILLIVTIIVYYKTLFLFGLFAANFAGASDIIKMYFPFRNFFAISLRNGQFPLWTTDMFLGFPLHAEGQGGFLYPLNIPFAIFPSWVAYNYVFILHIFLSGFFAYIFIRTIGLKKTSSLLFSVVFSFSGFFAVHNEHMNLFNSAVWIPLVFLFIYKIKNKGVWIILGGVFAIQFLSGFPQIPYYSVIIGFIWLIFNTRRIRVIINYFLALVLGLFLAACQIIPTIELIPFSARSGGIAKSQVVSWGYFFKDLLLFIYPYIFGNPAEGSYIRKDSIFGENCAFVGVMVLLLCIFGLIKCFKNKNMKFFITMSVSIISIILLFPYLYKYLLQLPGMQYFRLPQRALVFVVMSLAFMAAWGFQELKRFRFLVFIVVLLELVNFSYGYNNIIKKDYLIEKPEVVKYLKKDSDLFRISVNDQNLKAWIYAYCYSSIPGLRERVQFMYRNYLPENFNMIYNVPSLNAYSPLVPEIKTKFTNVKYIISSSDLGNGNNLSLERKLDFNNLLPALMLYRDNNFYPRAFIKKQENYDKVTPVRITRYEAKKVVIEKDKNIDGYLYLCDFYYPGWEVFIDGVKKEIISFESIRKIKVFQDDRKIVFVYSPVSFLLGLLVSLFAVCFAVVSLRHTRINAN
- the tsaE gene encoding tRNA (adenosine(37)-N6)-threonylcarbamoyltransferase complex ATPase subunit type 1 TsaE translates to MIKKYYISKKPSQTSKVGSTIAALLKKKDVVCLYGPLGAGKTVLVKGICKGLQVKDFVNSPSFKIVNEYKGKFPVYHVDLYRLNDILEIEDLGLDEYIYGDGVAIIEWSEKLGKKNLPKKRIEIYIKIPANSKNENNRTIKWQQYL
- a CDS encoding glycosyltransferase family 39 protein, with translation MSQSKILSGNINKNNIKLLFTILILSFAGLLRFSLLFTAHQYPSGDESLAGVAAQLSGEDKVSIKTHNFYYAAAPHIEEYLIAVVFKYFGVSDISLKSPVIFLSLISLFLVVLLGFEVLGNVGGIIWGIIYGFCSIFAEWNLVVRAGYIETLIFIPFLTLFLVKIYEKKKFKNIVILGIISAIAFWNQPIILPLLIAFGLLLFLDNNKGFLKMMIYISIPILLRAIVEFYRSSSGFMQQYITSIDFRHFILNIIRVFHFDLPAFFSSENVDNFVESIPVTSYLWYVIIVITVISMIIRYSKIYKSKSYLKEGFLTSKDVVIFLFFTAFLIHIILYSLTTIGGTSPRYLLPVGFYLIALVSFEITRLINLKKVKSYIVVVSFFFLFVCLSFAEYTVLFQEERTVHDLRIISNGKDLIKAIDFLKANDYKYVYANYFLQWRIIFESKSDIIASSDNLLPMVYPFPKYENAVDKAKKYAYVVNTQDPFKDLLLSRFSKVNVKYKIFDSGDITVIHALSKNKRPKDIFK